In Cyanobacteria bacterium FACHB-DQ100, a single window of DNA contains:
- a CDS encoding transposase produces the protein MLLKTQPVSKLEKLAKLYLEGKPAKIFPEIQQELCDWLMQQFRQTPVNPQFSDYLRYENADEVFADIEQGHLWVSAEESYDVSIYPNPFYGFAFLVMHDYDHYITGGDWSLEGEIKAYKAAASRAPNLEIQKILYSQIVLRAAAYIYLGHAPEPKNVFP, from the coding sequence ATGTTGCTCAAAACTCAACCCGTTTCCAAACTCGAAAAGCTTGCCAAACTTTACTTAGAGGGAAAGCCCGCTAAAATTTTCCCAGAAATCCAACAAGAACTATGTGACTGGTTAATGCAGCAGTTTCGTCAAACTCCAGTCAATCCTCAGTTCTCCGATTATCTCCGCTATGAAAACGCAGATGAAGTGTTTGCGGATATTGAACAAGGTCATCTTTGGGTTTCGGCAGAGGAAAGCTATGACGTTTCCATCTATCCGAATCCGTTTTATGGCTTTGCGTTTCTTGTCATGCACGACTACGACCATTACATCACTGGCGGCGATTGGAGCTTAGAAGGAGAAATTAAAGCTTACAAAGCGGCTGCCTCACGCGCGCCCAATTTAGAGATTCAGAAAATTCTCTATTCTCAAATTGTGCTTCGAGCTGCTGCTTATATCTATCTCGGACACGCACCCGAACCAAAAAATGTGTTTCCTTAG
- a CDS encoding flavohemoprotein — MSLSVELLESSFAQIREQELDFTTHFYTNLFTDYPEIKPLFANTHMEEQAKKLFKSLVLVVASLRNPDALTKALEGLGTRHIQYGVLPEHYPVVGSTLLKTLSSCLGSAWTPNTEQAWSEAYAVVTELMLKGAKYPTEILVPRYKN; from the coding sequence ATGTCTTTAAGTGTTGAATTGTTAGAGTCCAGCTTTGCACAGATTAGAGAACAGGAACTTGATTTCACGACTCACTTCTACACAAATCTATTTACAGACTATCCAGAGATCAAGCCACTTTTTGCAAACACTCATATGGAAGAACAAGCAAAGAAGCTCTTCAAATCGCTTGTTTTAGTCGTAGCCAGTCTCCGCAACCCCGATGCTTTGACGAAGGCACTTGAAGGTTTAGGAACTCGTCATATTCAGTATGGAGTGTTGCCGGAACATTACCCAGTGGTAGGTAGTACATTATTGAAAACGCTTTCCTCTTGCCTAGGAAGCGCATGGACACCTAACACTGAGCAGGCCTGGAGTGAAGCTTACGCAGTCGTGACCGAACTTATGTTGAAGGGGGCAAAATATCCAACCGAAATTCTGGTTCCTAGATACAAAAATTAG